A single Caretta caretta isolate rCarCar2 chromosome 2, rCarCar1.hap1, whole genome shotgun sequence DNA region contains:
- the LOC142070816 gene encoding uncharacterized protein LOC142070816: MQSSSAEVTMMESQNRKRAPAWTEREVRDLIAVWGEESVLSELRSSFRNAKTFLKISQGMKDRGHNRDPKQCRVKLKELRQAYQKTREANGRSGSEPQTCRFYDELHAILGGSATTTPAVLFDSFNGDGGNTEVGFGDEEDDEEEVVDSSQQASGETGFPDSQELFLTLDLEPVPPEPTQGCLLDSAGGEGTSAACVSMITGSSPSQRLVKLRKKKKRTRDEMFSELMLSSHTDRAQTNAWRQIMSECRKAQNDREERWRAEESKWRAEESKWRAEDRAEAQRWRQRDERRQDSMLRLLQDQTSMLQCMVELQQRQLEHRLPLQPLCNQPPSSPSSIASTPRRPRTRWGGLRPTSHSPTEDCPKKRRLSFNKF, encoded by the exons atgcagagctcatcagcagaggtgaccatgatggagtcccagaatcgcaaaagagctccagcatggactgaacgggaggtacgggatctgatcgctgtttggggagaggaatccgtgctatcagaactccgttccagttttcgaaatgccaaaacctttctgaaaatctcccagggcatgaaggacagaggccataacagggacccgaagcagtgccgcgtgaaactgaaggagctgaggcaagcctaccagaaaaccagagaggcgaacggccgctctgggtcagagccccaaacatgccgcttctatgatgagctgcatgccattttagggggttcagccaccactaccccagccgtgttgtttgactccttcaatggagatggaggcaatacagaagtaggttttggggacgaagaagatgatgaggaggaggttgtagatagctcacagcaagcaagcggagaaaccggttttcccgacagccaggaactgtttctcaccctagacctggagccagtaccccccgaacccacccaaggctgcctcctggactcagcaggcggagaagggacctctg ctgcatgtgtttcaatgatcacaggatcttctccttcccagaggctagtgaagcttagaaagaaaaaaaaacgcactcgcgatgaaatgttctccgagctcatgctgtcctcccacactgacagagcacagacgaatgcgtggaggcaaataatgtcagagtgcaggaaagcacaaaatgaccgggaggagaggtggagggctgaagagagtaagtggcgggctgaagagagtaagtggcgggctgaagacagggctgaagctcaaaggtggcggcagcgtgatgagaggaggcaggattcaatgctgaggctgctgcaggaccaaaccagtatgctccagtgtatggttgagctgcagcaaaggcagctggagcacagactgccactgcagcccctctgtaaccaaccgccctcctccccaagttccatagcctccacacccagacgcccaagaacacggtggggaggcctccggccaaccagccactcccccacagaggattgcccaaaaaaaagaaggctgtcattcaataaattttaa